In Oreochromis niloticus isolate F11D_XX linkage group LG18, O_niloticus_UMD_NMBU, whole genome shotgun sequence, one genomic interval encodes:
- the opn7a gene encoding opsin 7, group member a, with the protein MGLLNEDIAFHSSIPAPLDITVAVVYSVFGVCSLFGNSTLLYISYKKKNVLKPAEYFIINLAVSDLGLTLSLYPMAITSSFYHRWLYGKTVCSVYAFCGMLFGICSLTTLTLLSMVCFVKVCYPLYGNRFNSVHGRLLIACAWVYALLFACSPLAHWGEYGPEPYGTACCIDWRLSNQLSTARSYTVALFIFCYILPCCAILASYTGILVAVHASRRAMEEHALRPTHMSSIQIVIVKLSVAVCIGFFAAWSPYAVVSMWAAFGHVENIPPMAFAMPAMFAKSSTIYNPIIYLMLRPNFRRMVCSDLGALCQVSMKGCICSQCQVKCCLKPKIRVRLRAVQRQTIHFASSNSPAQPPIVTLKGQSCEKGKDVFECFKHSPQIFGVTKPAASGELSQDRGIPVPLTHVQDAKSECRKEKSLIATSWGKRTLETDNFCINLEMVQRHAKVAWP; encoded by the exons ATGGGGTTGTTAAATGAAGACATTGCATTCCACTCTAGCATACCGGCACCACTGGATATAACTGTGGCCGTGGTCTACTCTGTTTTTG GAGTATGTTCACTATTTGGCAACAGCACACTGTTGTACATCTCTTACAAGAAAAAGAACGTCCTGAAACCCGCTGAGTACTTCATTATCAACCTTGCTGTCAGTGACTTGGGCCTGACTCTGTCCCTCTACCCCATGGCGATAACTTCAAGTTTCTATCACAG GTGGCTGTATGGGAAAACAGTATGCTCCGTATACGCATTTTGTGGCATGTTGTTTGGCATCTGCAGTCTGACCACTCTCACCCTGCTAAGCATGGTGTGCTTTGTGAAAGTATGTTATCCGCTCTACG GAAACAGGTTTAACTCTGTTCACGGCCGTCTGCTTATTGCCTGCGCTTGGGTCTACGCCCTGCTGTTTGCATGCTCCCCACTGGCCCACTGGGGGGAGTATGGACCAGAGCCTTACGGCACTGCCTGTTGCATTGACTGGCGCCTGTCCAATCAACTCAGCACAGCACGATCTTACACTGTGGCACTGTTCATCTTCTGCTACATCCTTCCATGCTGTGCTATTTTAGCATCCTACACAGGAATCCTGGTCGCAGTGCATGCATCTCGCAGAGCTATGGAGGAACATGCATTGAGGCCGACTCACATGAGCAGCATCCAGATAGTTATTGTTAAG CTGAGTGTGGCTGTCTGCATTGGTTTCTTTGCGGCATGGAGTCCGTATGCTGTGGTATCCATGTGGGCTGCCTTTGGACACGTCGAAAACATCCCTCCCATGGCATTTGCCATGCCAGCCATGTTTGCAAAGTCCTCTACCATCTACAACCCGATCATCTACCTGATGCTAAGACCAAACTTCCGCAGGATGGTATGCAGCGATCTGGGTGCACTATGCCAGGTCTCTATGAAGGGCTGCATCTGCAGCCAGTGCCAAGTAAAGTGCTGCTTAAAGCCAAAGATCAGGGTCAGACTTCGTGCAGTCCAAAGACAGACCATTCACTTTGCTTCATCCAACTCCCCTGCTCAACCACCAATAGTGACATTAAAGGGTCAGAGCTGTGAGAAGGGCAAGGATGTGTTTGAGTGCTTCAAACACAGCCCTCAAATATTTGGTGTCACTAAGCCAGCTGCCAGTGGAGAGTTATCACAGGATCGAGGCATTCCAGTTCCTCTAACGCACGTGCAGGACGCAAAAAGTGAGTGCCGAAAAGAGAAATCCCTTATAGCCACCTCATGGGGGAAAAGAACTTTAGAAACGGATAATTTCTGTATCAATTTGGAGATGGTTCAAAGGCATGCAAAAGTGGCCTGGCCCTGa
- the ripk1l gene encoding receptor-interacting serine/threonine-protein kinase 1 isoform X2, whose product MATAPEYSLHMRSTDLIIKEPLDYGGFGEVYLCYHVTLGQVVLKTMYTGRLRNEESKKSLLEEGKIMASLNHERVVKLLGVIMEDRDCSLVMELIPRGNLLDMLETVSVPVSIKGRIILEILEGMMYLTEKNVIHKDIKPENILVDKDFHIKIADLGLATCQTWSKLTKEESRRKSRMRQSTGVRGAGTLSYMAPEHLESIHNPSTEKSDVYSFAIVVWVILTGEEPYANARSEDQISQCVRNGDRPAEDLIPEDTPSEIIQLMKRCWDHNPQERPTFKEAYNIFRPFYMENLEPLVEKDLLHLKNSYEGPEDLVEKMKSLSVSPESFSGDCPAPLISSDRNVSVPVEASIEDLHGNQYEQCAGHLQTDAKASNSPSELQEKLDRELQYHKHGSYNCENHSDAGNSFHTANPFLQSNVSISDYSARQPEQEKSSVLSWTKAEPLQPTNQEEPWYRLPAGAFETSSTPTPFHLPISSSTPSLSAFNQQHPHSHLDRQQSWPTYPVSDTSAPDLTSGHLLTTSKSCQMHDQGSLYIQNASGIQIGSNNTMSIREDHAVTEQHLDVLRENIGTKWKRCARRLGLTNVDIETIEHDCYRDGLPEMVHQMLERWKMKEGCIGCTVGKLCRALDGNIKVDVIQKILDICNSSSSLG is encoded by the exons ATGGCCACCGCGCCTGAGTACTCACTTCACATGAGGTCGACGGATCTCATTATAAAAGAACCCCTGGATTACGGAGGTTTTGGAGAAGTTTACTTATGTTATCATGTGACGCTGGGACAGGTGGTGTTAAAGACTATGTACACTGGACGTCTGCGCAACGA GGAGAGTAAAAAATCACTACTGGAGGAGGGAAAGATCATGGCGAGCCTGAACCACGAGCGAGTGGTCAAGTTGCTGGGTGTGATTATGGAGGATCGAGATTGCTCTCTTGTCATGGAACTCATCCCCAGAGGCAACCTACTGGACATGCTGGAGACC GTCAGTGTGCCAGTATCTATCAAGGGAAGAATCATCTTAGAGATTTTGGAGGGAATGATGTACCTCACAGAAAAGAATGTCATACACAAGGACATCAAGCCGGAAAACATCTTAGTGGACAAGGATTTTCACATCAAG ATTGCAGATCTTGGTCTGGCCACCTGCCAAACGTGGAGTAAACTCACCAAGGAGGAATCTCGAAGGAAGAGCCGTATGAGGCAATCGACTGGTGTGAGAGGAGCTGGCACACTGAGCTACATGGCCCCGGAGCACCTGGAGAGTATTCATAATCCCTCCACTGAGAAGTCTGACGTGTACAGTTTTGCCATCGTGGTGTGGGTCATTCTCACAGGGGAAGAGCCATATGCAA ATGCCAGGAGTGAAGACCAAATCAGCCAGTGTGTTCGTAACGGTGACCGACCGGCAGAGGATCTTATTCCAGAGGACACGCCTTCTGAAATAATTCAGCTCATGAAAAGATGCTGGGATCACAATCCTCAGGAACGACCGACTTTTAAAG AGGCCTACAACATCTTCCGTCCTTTCTACATGGAAAACCTTGAACCACTTGTAGAGAAAGATTTACTTCACCTGAAG AATTCATACGAAGGCCCAGAGGATCTTGTTGAAAAGATGAAGTCTTTATCAGTGAGCCCTGAAAGTTTTTCAGGAG ATTGCCCCGCTCCGTTGATAAGTTCAGACAGAAACGTGTCCGTGCCAGTTGAAGCCAGTATCGAGGATCTGCACGGCAACCAATATGAACAATGTGCAGGGCATCTTCAGACAGATGCTAAGGCAAGTAACAGCCCTTCAGAGTTGCAGGAGAAGCTCGATCGGGAGCTTCAGTACCACAAACACGGCAGTTATAACTGTGAGAACCACTCCGATGCTGGCAACTCCTTCCATACCGCAAATCCTTTCCTGCAAAGCAACGTCAGCATTTCGGATTACTCTGCACGGCAACCAGAGCAAGAAAAATCTTCTGTACTTTCCTGGACAAAAGCTGAGCCGTTGCAGCCCACAAACCAGGAAGAGCCTTGGTATCGTCTCCCTGCAGGTGCCTTTGAGACCTCTTCCACACCTACTCCATTCCACTTACCTATCTCTTCGAGCACACCCTCTCTGTCAGCGTTTAACCAGCAACATCCCCACTCCCACTTGGACCGGCAGCAGTCCTGGCCAACTTACCCAGTGTCTGATACGTCTGCCCCTGACCTCACCTCTGGACATCTTTTGACCACTTCAAAGAGTTGCCAGATGCACGATCAGG GATCCCTTTACATTCAGAACGCCAGCGGGATTCAGATTGGAAGCAACAACACAATGAGCATCAGAG AGGATCATGCTGTGACGGAGCAGCACCTGGACGTGCTGAGAGAAAACATCGGGACCAAGTGGAAGCGCTGTGCGCGACGTTTGGGTCTGACCAATGTGGATATAGAGACCATAGAGCATGACTGCTATCGTGATGGTCTGCCAGAAATGGTGCACCAGATGCTGGAACGCTGGAAAATGAAGGAGGGCTGTATTGGGTGTACAGTTGGGAAGCTTTGCCGAGCTCTAGACGGAAACATAAAGGTAGATGTCATCCAGAAAATACTGGACATCTGCAATTCGTCTTCCTCACTGGGATAA
- the ripk1l gene encoding receptor-interacting serine/threonine-protein kinase 1 isoform X1, protein MATAPEYSLHMRSTDLIIKEPLDYGGFGEVYLCYHVTLGQVVLKTMYTGRLRNEESKKSLLEEGKIMASLNHERVVKLLGVIMEDRDCSLVMELIPRGNLLDMLETVSVPVSIKGRIILEILEGMMYLTEKNVIHKDIKPENILVDKDFHIKIADLGLATCQTWSKLTKEESRRKSRMRQSTGVRGAGTLSYMAPEHLESIHNPSTEKSDVYSFAIVVWVILTGEEPYANARSEDQISQCVRNGDRPAEDLIPEDTPSEIIQLMKRCWDHNPQERPTFKEAYNIFRPFYMENLEPLVEKDLLHLKNSYEGPEDLVEKMKSLSVSPESFSGDCPAPLISSDRNVSVPVEASIEDLHGNQYEQCAGHLQTDAKASNSPSELQEKLDRELQYHKHGSYNCENHSDAGNSFHTANPFLQSNVSISDYSARQPEQEKSSVLSWTKAEPLQPTNQEEPWYRLPAGAFETSSTPTPFHLPISSSTPSLSAFNQQHPHSHLDRQQSWPTYPVSDTSAPDLTSGHLLTTSKSCQMHDQGSLYIQNASGIQIGSNNTMSIRGYDPSLSLSSVSANSSTNSPIKEGIQKYEDHAVTEQHLDVLRENIGTKWKRCARRLGLTNVDIETIEHDCYRDGLPEMVHQMLERWKMKEGCIGCTVGKLCRALDGNIKVDVIQKILDICNSSSSLG, encoded by the exons ATGGCCACCGCGCCTGAGTACTCACTTCACATGAGGTCGACGGATCTCATTATAAAAGAACCCCTGGATTACGGAGGTTTTGGAGAAGTTTACTTATGTTATCATGTGACGCTGGGACAGGTGGTGTTAAAGACTATGTACACTGGACGTCTGCGCAACGA GGAGAGTAAAAAATCACTACTGGAGGAGGGAAAGATCATGGCGAGCCTGAACCACGAGCGAGTGGTCAAGTTGCTGGGTGTGATTATGGAGGATCGAGATTGCTCTCTTGTCATGGAACTCATCCCCAGAGGCAACCTACTGGACATGCTGGAGACC GTCAGTGTGCCAGTATCTATCAAGGGAAGAATCATCTTAGAGATTTTGGAGGGAATGATGTACCTCACAGAAAAGAATGTCATACACAAGGACATCAAGCCGGAAAACATCTTAGTGGACAAGGATTTTCACATCAAG ATTGCAGATCTTGGTCTGGCCACCTGCCAAACGTGGAGTAAACTCACCAAGGAGGAATCTCGAAGGAAGAGCCGTATGAGGCAATCGACTGGTGTGAGAGGAGCTGGCACACTGAGCTACATGGCCCCGGAGCACCTGGAGAGTATTCATAATCCCTCCACTGAGAAGTCTGACGTGTACAGTTTTGCCATCGTGGTGTGGGTCATTCTCACAGGGGAAGAGCCATATGCAA ATGCCAGGAGTGAAGACCAAATCAGCCAGTGTGTTCGTAACGGTGACCGACCGGCAGAGGATCTTATTCCAGAGGACACGCCTTCTGAAATAATTCAGCTCATGAAAAGATGCTGGGATCACAATCCTCAGGAACGACCGACTTTTAAAG AGGCCTACAACATCTTCCGTCCTTTCTACATGGAAAACCTTGAACCACTTGTAGAGAAAGATTTACTTCACCTGAAG AATTCATACGAAGGCCCAGAGGATCTTGTTGAAAAGATGAAGTCTTTATCAGTGAGCCCTGAAAGTTTTTCAGGAG ATTGCCCCGCTCCGTTGATAAGTTCAGACAGAAACGTGTCCGTGCCAGTTGAAGCCAGTATCGAGGATCTGCACGGCAACCAATATGAACAATGTGCAGGGCATCTTCAGACAGATGCTAAGGCAAGTAACAGCCCTTCAGAGTTGCAGGAGAAGCTCGATCGGGAGCTTCAGTACCACAAACACGGCAGTTATAACTGTGAGAACCACTCCGATGCTGGCAACTCCTTCCATACCGCAAATCCTTTCCTGCAAAGCAACGTCAGCATTTCGGATTACTCTGCACGGCAACCAGAGCAAGAAAAATCTTCTGTACTTTCCTGGACAAAAGCTGAGCCGTTGCAGCCCACAAACCAGGAAGAGCCTTGGTATCGTCTCCCTGCAGGTGCCTTTGAGACCTCTTCCACACCTACTCCATTCCACTTACCTATCTCTTCGAGCACACCCTCTCTGTCAGCGTTTAACCAGCAACATCCCCACTCCCACTTGGACCGGCAGCAGTCCTGGCCAACTTACCCAGTGTCTGATACGTCTGCCCCTGACCTCACCTCTGGACATCTTTTGACCACTTCAAAGAGTTGCCAGATGCACGATCAGG GATCCCTTTACATTCAGAACGCCAGCGGGATTCAGATTGGAAGCAACAACACAATGAGCATCAGAGGTTATGACCCCTCTCTTAGCTTGTCATCTGTATCTGCTAACAGCTCAACTAACTCTCCCATCAAAGAAGGCATTCAGAAATATG AGGATCATGCTGTGACGGAGCAGCACCTGGACGTGCTGAGAGAAAACATCGGGACCAAGTGGAAGCGCTGTGCGCGACGTTTGGGTCTGACCAATGTGGATATAGAGACCATAGAGCATGACTGCTATCGTGATGGTCTGCCAGAAATGGTGCACCAGATGCTGGAACGCTGGAAAATGAAGGAGGGCTGTATTGGGTGTACAGTTGGGAAGCTTTGCCGAGCTCTAGACGGAAACATAAAGGTAGATGTCATCCAGAAAATACTGGACATCTGCAATTCGTCTTCCTCACTGGGATAA
- the dusp22b gene encoding dual specificity protein phosphatase 22-B isoform X2: MGNGINKVLPDLYLGNFKDARDREQLARNNITHILSIHDSAAPILQEMTYLCISAADLPTQNLLAGVSRSVTLVVAYIMTVTGLGWQEALAAVKVVRPCAGPNLGFQRQLQEFEKTQAEQFREWLRTEYKENPFNDEADIRDLLDQASKVKAEAIEELANTPPGGI; this comes from the exons ATGGGTAATGGCATCAATAAG GTCCTTCCTGATTTATACCTGGGAAATTTCAAAG ATGCAAGGGACAGAGAACAGTTAGCCAGAAACAACATTACACACATCCTGTCCATTCATGACAGTGCAGCTCCTATCCTCCAG GAGATGACCTATCTCTGCATTTCAGCAGCTGACCTTCCCACACAAAACCT TTTGGCTGGTGTGTCCCGTAGTGTCACGTTGGTTGTAGCTTACATAATGACGGTGACAGGATTGGGCTGGCAGGAAGCCCTGGCTGCGGTGAAGGTGGTCCGGCCGTGCGCTGGCCCAAACCTGGGCTTCCAGCGGCAGCTCCAGGAATTTGAAAAAACTCAAGCCGAACAG TTCAGAGAGTGGCTACGGACGGAGTACAAGGAGAATCCTTTTAATGATGAAGCTGATATACGTGACTTGCTTGATCAGGCATCTAAAGTCAAGGCTGAAGCAATAGAAGAACTTGCAAACACCCCACCTGGAGGTATCTGA
- the dusp22b gene encoding dual specificity protein phosphatase 22-B isoform X1, whose translation MGNGINKVLPDLYLGNFKDARDREQLARNNITHILSIHDSAAPILQEMTYLCISAADLPTQNLSQYFKQSIVFMHESRLKGEGCLVHCLAGVSRSVTLVVAYIMTVTGLGWQEALAAVKVVRPCAGPNLGFQRQLQEFEKTQAEQFREWLRTEYKENPFNDEADIRDLLDQASKVKAEAIEELANTPPGGI comes from the exons ATGGGTAATGGCATCAATAAG GTCCTTCCTGATTTATACCTGGGAAATTTCAAAG ATGCAAGGGACAGAGAACAGTTAGCCAGAAACAACATTACACACATCCTGTCCATTCATGACAGTGCAGCTCCTATCCTCCAG GAGATGACCTATCTCTGCATTTCAGCAGCTGACCTTCCCACACAAAACCT ATCTCAGTACTTCAAACAAAGTATTGTTTTCATGCACGAGTCCCGCCTAAAAGGAGAAGGCTGCCTAGTTCACTG TTTGGCTGGTGTGTCCCGTAGTGTCACGTTGGTTGTAGCTTACATAATGACGGTGACAGGATTGGGCTGGCAGGAAGCCCTGGCTGCGGTGAAGGTGGTCCGGCCGTGCGCTGGCCCAAACCTGGGCTTCCAGCGGCAGCTCCAGGAATTTGAAAAAACTCAAGCCGAACAG TTCAGAGAGTGGCTACGGACGGAGTACAAGGAGAATCCTTTTAATGATGAAGCTGATATACGTGACTTGCTTGATCAGGCATCTAAAGTCAAGGCTGAAGCAATAGAAGAACTTGCAAACACCCCACCTGGAGGTATCTGA
- the irf4a gene encoding interferon regulatory factor 4a isoform X2, whose amino-acid sequence MNLDEDSGHSVSCGNGKLRQWLIDQIDSGRYPGLVWENDEKTIFRIPWKHAGKQDYNREEDAALFKAWAMFKGKYKEGVDKPDPPTWKTRLRCALNKSNDFDEIVERSQLDISEPYKVYRIIPEGAKKGMKMTSVEETPPHANTVSYIAPYTSLHNQVPGFMVSQERRDWRDYHAPPEQQPLPHHHGPLPELQYSQCHYPSSISRAWPGSHSENESQPPMYAVDHNNAITDFSLHVSLFYRETLVKEVTTTSQQGCRITSSSSPSSSSSSSPCPEDKFHSGAEVILFPFPYPESQRQGAEMLPNILDKGVLLWMAADGLYAKRLCQGRVYWEGPLAPYMDKPNKLEKEQSCKLFDTHQFLIELQDFAHNGRHVPRHQVVLCFGDEYPDPQRPRKMITAQVEPLFARKLVYYYQQNNGHYLRSYEHIQEQNTSPTIDYPSSQRPLQHIQE is encoded by the exons ATGAACCTGGATGAAGACAGTGGCCACTCAGTCAGTTGCGGCAATGGCAAACTgagacagtggctcatcgatcaGATTGACAGCGGGAGATATCCTGGCCTGGTTTGGGAGAACGATGAAAAAACCATCTTTAGGATTCCGTGGAAGCATGCAGGAAAACAAGACTATAACAGAGAGGAGGATGCTGCACTCTTTAAG GCATGGGCGATGTTCAAGGGAAAATATAAGGAAGGTGTAGATAAACCAGACCCCCCTACATGGAAAACCAGACTACGCTGTGCCCTTAATAAAAGCAATGACTTTGATGAAATAGTTGAAAGAAGCCAACTGGACATCTCTGAGCCATACAAAGTGTACAGAATCATTCCAGAGGGAGCCAAAAAAG gaaTGAAGATGACCAGTGTGGAGGAGACCCCACCACATGCAAATACCGTTAGCTATATTGCTCCATATACATCCCTGCACAATCAG GTACCTGGTTTTATGGTTTCTCAGGAGAGAAGGGACTGGAGAGATTACCACGCACCTCCAGAACAACAGCCTCTTCCACATCACCACGGGCCACTTCCAGAGCTGCAGTATAGTCAGTGCCACTATCCATCATCAATCAGTCGGGCCTGGCCTGGGTCACACTCAGAAAACG AGTCTCAACCGCCCATGTATGCAGTGGACCATAACAATGCCATAACAG ATTTTAGCCTGCACGTGTCCCTATTCTACAGAGAGACTTTGGTAAAGGAAGTTACCACCACCAGCCAGCAAGGATGCCGGATcacttcttcctcctctccctcctcttcctcttcttcttctccatgCCCAGAGGACAAGTTTCACAGTGGGGCAGAAGTCATTCTTTTCCCATTCCCATACCCTGAATCTCAGAGACAGGGTGCTGAGATGCTTCCTAACATACTAGACAAGGGAGTGCTTCTGTGGATGGCAGCCGATGGGCTGTATGCTAAGCGCCTGTGCCAAGGCAGAGTATATTGGGAAGGACCTCTGGCTCCATATATGGATAAACCCAACAAGTTGGAGAAGGAGCAGTCATGCAAACTGTTTGACACCCATCAATTCCTTATTG AACTTCAAGATTTTGCCCATAATGGTCGTCATGTACCAAGACACCAGGTGGTGCTATGTTTTGGAGACGAATATCCTGACCCACAACGCCCTAGGAAGATGATCACAGCACAG GTGGAGCCTTTGTTTGCCAGGAAACTCGTGTACTATTACCAGCAGAACAATGGTCACTACCTACGGAGCTATGAACACATCCAGGAACAAAACACCTCTCCTACAATTGACTATCCCTCTTCCCAGAGACCTCTGCAGCATATTCAGGAGTGA
- the irf4a gene encoding interferon regulatory factor 4a isoform X1 has protein sequence MNLDEDSGHSVSCGNGKLRQWLIDQIDSGRYPGLVWENDEKTIFRIPWKHAGKQDYNREEDAALFKAWAMFKGKYKEGVDKPDPPTWKTRLRCALNKSNDFDEIVERSQLDISEPYKVYRIIPEGAKKGMKMTSVEETPPHANTVSYIAPYTSLHNQVPGFMVSQERRDWRDYHAPPEQQPLPHHHGPLPELQYSQCHYPSSISRAWPGSHSENGIQLSFHTYFSESQPPMYAVDHNNAITDFSLHVSLFYRETLVKEVTTTSQQGCRITSSSSPSSSSSSSPCPEDKFHSGAEVILFPFPYPESQRQGAEMLPNILDKGVLLWMAADGLYAKRLCQGRVYWEGPLAPYMDKPNKLEKEQSCKLFDTHQFLIELQDFAHNGRHVPRHQVVLCFGDEYPDPQRPRKMITAQVEPLFARKLVYYYQQNNGHYLRSYEHIQEQNTSPTIDYPSSQRPLQHIQE, from the exons ATGAACCTGGATGAAGACAGTGGCCACTCAGTCAGTTGCGGCAATGGCAAACTgagacagtggctcatcgatcaGATTGACAGCGGGAGATATCCTGGCCTGGTTTGGGAGAACGATGAAAAAACCATCTTTAGGATTCCGTGGAAGCATGCAGGAAAACAAGACTATAACAGAGAGGAGGATGCTGCACTCTTTAAG GCATGGGCGATGTTCAAGGGAAAATATAAGGAAGGTGTAGATAAACCAGACCCCCCTACATGGAAAACCAGACTACGCTGTGCCCTTAATAAAAGCAATGACTTTGATGAAATAGTTGAAAGAAGCCAACTGGACATCTCTGAGCCATACAAAGTGTACAGAATCATTCCAGAGGGAGCCAAAAAAG gaaTGAAGATGACCAGTGTGGAGGAGACCCCACCACATGCAAATACCGTTAGCTATATTGCTCCATATACATCCCTGCACAATCAG GTACCTGGTTTTATGGTTTCTCAGGAGAGAAGGGACTGGAGAGATTACCACGCACCTCCAGAACAACAGCCTCTTCCACATCACCACGGGCCACTTCCAGAGCTGCAGTATAGTCAGTGCCACTATCCATCATCAATCAGTCGGGCCTGGCCTGGGTCACACTCAGAAAACG GTATTCAGCTCTCATTCCACACCTACTTTTCAGAGTCTCAACCGCCCATGTATGCAGTGGACCATAACAATGCCATAACAG ATTTTAGCCTGCACGTGTCCCTATTCTACAGAGAGACTTTGGTAAAGGAAGTTACCACCACCAGCCAGCAAGGATGCCGGATcacttcttcctcctctccctcctcttcctcttcttcttctccatgCCCAGAGGACAAGTTTCACAGTGGGGCAGAAGTCATTCTTTTCCCATTCCCATACCCTGAATCTCAGAGACAGGGTGCTGAGATGCTTCCTAACATACTAGACAAGGGAGTGCTTCTGTGGATGGCAGCCGATGGGCTGTATGCTAAGCGCCTGTGCCAAGGCAGAGTATATTGGGAAGGACCTCTGGCTCCATATATGGATAAACCCAACAAGTTGGAGAAGGAGCAGTCATGCAAACTGTTTGACACCCATCAATTCCTTATTG AACTTCAAGATTTTGCCCATAATGGTCGTCATGTACCAAGACACCAGGTGGTGCTATGTTTTGGAGACGAATATCCTGACCCACAACGCCCTAGGAAGATGATCACAGCACAG GTGGAGCCTTTGTTTGCCAGGAAACTCGTGTACTATTACCAGCAGAACAATGGTCACTACCTACGGAGCTATGAACACATCCAGGAACAAAACACCTCTCCTACAATTGACTATCCCTCTTCCCAGAGACCTCTGCAGCATATTCAGGAGTGA